A portion of the Calothrix sp. 336/3 genome contains these proteins:
- a CDS encoding sulfite exporter TauE/SafE family protein yields MTWIIGHLLAACIGVSLGLIGGGGSVLALPILVYVMGIPAKSAIAMTLVIVGTVSLLGVIPYWRANNVNFKTALIFGSATMVGAFVGAKIATLPVVTETFQMMLFAIMMLVAAVFMIHRSSQPVAADDQLAFYPSPVCKYCWLWLMTEGLAVGVLTGLVGVGGGFAIVPALVLLGNVPMKQAIGTSLLIIAFNSVAGFLGYLGHVALNWNLMLSFIVAASGGTIFGAYLAEFVPANRLQKSFGYFLLAIAALVLVQNHQRSQSSRVQNHSTFRVIEHHFRV; encoded by the coding sequence ATGACTTGGATTATCGGGCATTTACTAGCTGCTTGTATTGGGGTGAGTTTGGGTTTAATTGGTGGTGGGGGTTCAGTATTAGCGCTACCAATTCTAGTTTACGTCATGGGTATACCTGCAAAATCTGCGATCGCCATGACTTTGGTAATTGTCGGCACTGTCAGCTTGTTGGGGGTAATTCCTTACTGGCGAGCCAATAATGTAAATTTTAAGACAGCACTTATCTTCGGTTCTGCAACGATGGTGGGGGCATTTGTGGGGGCAAAAATTGCTACCCTGCCAGTAGTTACGGAAACCTTTCAAATGATGCTATTTGCAATCATGATGTTGGTAGCTGCTGTGTTTATGATTCACCGTAGTTCTCAACCTGTGGCAGCAGATGATCAACTGGCATTTTATCCCTCTCCTGTGTGCAAGTATTGCTGGTTGTGGTTAATGACTGAAGGTTTAGCGGTTGGGGTGCTAACTGGGTTAGTTGGTGTTGGTGGTGGATTTGCCATTGTTCCGGCTTTGGTACTGTTAGGAAATGTACCCATGAAACAGGCGATCGGTACCTCCTTATTAATTATTGCCTTTAATTCGGTTGCGGGATTTTTGGGCTATTTGGGGCACGTCGCTTTAAATTGGAATTTGATGTTATCCTTCATAGTGGCTGCGAGTGGGGGGACAATTTTCGGTGCGTATTTGGCTGAATTTGTACCAGCTAATAGACTTCAGAAAAGTTTTGGTTATTTTTTACTGGCGATCGCGGCTTTGGTTTTGGTGCAGAATCATCAACGTTCCCAGTCTTCGCGGGTGCAAAACCATAGTACTTTCAGGGTGATAGAGCATCACTTCAGAGTTTAA
- a CDS encoding rhodanese-like domain-containing protein, whose protein sequence is MTTSNINKLQTVNPQTLKKLLEEQNVTLIDVREPGEYAGEHIPGAGLVSLSQFDPRKVPQDEDTQVILYCRSGNRSTMAAQKLFDTGFTKVTHLEGGMGAWKQAGYPTKINQNAPMSLMRQVQIVAGSLVLAGTLLGAFVSPWFLLLSGFVGAGLMFAGITDTCALGILLAKLPYNQRSRA, encoded by the coding sequence ATGACTACTTCCAACATCAACAAATTACAAACTGTTAACCCTCAAACTCTGAAAAAATTACTGGAGGAGCAAAATGTCACACTCATTGATGTCCGCGAACCTGGTGAGTATGCAGGAGAACATATTCCCGGAGCTGGATTAGTTTCCCTTTCCCAATTCGATCCCCGCAAAGTTCCCCAAGATGAGGACACCCAAGTAATTCTCTACTGTCGTTCCGGGAATCGCTCGACAATGGCTGCTCAAAAGCTATTTGATACGGGGTTTACCAAAGTAACCCACCTAGAAGGGGGTATGGGTGCTTGGAAACAAGCGGGTTATCCCACCAAAATTAATCAAAATGCTCCCATGAGTTTAATGCGGCAGGTGCAAATTGTTGCTGGCTCCTTGGTGTTAGCAGGCACATTATTAGGAGCGTTTGTTTCCCCCTGGTTCCTGCTTCTCAGTGGTTTCGTGGGTGCAGGCTTAATGTTTGCGGGAATTACAGATACCTGTGCGTTAGGAATACTACTAGCGAAACTTCCTTATAATCAACGGAGTCGGGCATGA
- a CDS encoding MBL fold metallo-hydrolase, which yields MLFRQLFDPGSSTYTYLIADLEAKTTILVDPVLEQVERDRQLLKELGLTLKYCLETHIHADHITGTAKLREATGCWGIVPENAQAVCADSVMKDGEILEMGSVKVKAIATPGHTDSHNAYLVNGTYLLTGDSLLIRGCGRTDFQSGNAGMMYDAITQRLFTLPDPTLVYPGHDYRGQTVSTIGEEKQWNPRFVGNNRDQFIQLMANLNLPNPKKIMEAVPANQRCGNVTA from the coding sequence ATGTTATTCCGCCAACTTTTTGACCCAGGAAGCAGTACATATACTTATTTAATTGCCGATTTAGAAGCTAAAACTACGATTTTGGTTGATCCAGTATTAGAACAGGTGGAGCGCGATCGCCAATTACTCAAAGAACTAGGATTAACTCTGAAATACTGCTTAGAAACCCACATCCACGCCGATCACATTACTGGAACTGCGAAACTACGGGAAGCTACAGGCTGTTGGGGAATTGTACCGGAGAATGCTCAAGCTGTATGTGCAGACAGTGTGATGAAGGATGGGGAAATATTAGAAATGGGGAGTGTGAAGGTAAAAGCGATCGCCACTCCCGGTCATACTGATAGTCATAATGCCTATTTGGTTAACGGTACTTACCTACTGACTGGGGATTCGTTGTTAATTCGTGGTTGTGGGCGCACTGATTTCCAGAGTGGGAATGCAGGGATGATGTATGATGCCATTACCCAACGCTTGTTTACATTACCTGACCCAACCTTAGTTTATCCCGGTCATGATTATCGCGGTCAAACGGTTTCCACCATTGGGGAAGAAAAACAGTGGAATCCCCGATTTGTGGGAAATAACCGTGATCAATTTATCCAATTAATGGCAAATCTCAATTTACCTAATCCGAAAAAAATTATGGAAGCAGTACCCGCTAACCAGCGTTGCGGCAATGTTACTGCTTGA
- a CDS encoding MFS transporter, giving the protein MSLRGKNKAASKVFLLTIIFLIIEFLDELVDGVYSPALPLIRSDLHLDYTQIGMLLTIPNTIGSIIEPILGIWADIGQRRQLILGGGVAFATALSLISLSHSFSLLLTALVLFNPASGAFVSLSQATLMEIEPKRHEQNMARWALAGSVGNVVGPLIFAFALGLTNSWRSAFFILAILTMLSLVVLWQYRQTIPNTPSQIDEPVAGLGEGIGNAMKALKRREVLLWLTLLQFSDLMLDVLRGFVALYFVDVVGASNTQGSLAITIWLGFGLLGDFLLVPLLERVRGITYLKLSAMVVLLAYPAFLLVPSINIKLSILGLLGLFNAGWYSILKGQLYTAMPGKSGTVLTLSNLFGLVGGLIPLGLGLLAQYYGLGSTMWLLLIAPIALLMGLFTICNTNS; this is encoded by the coding sequence ATGTCATTGCGCGGTAAAAACAAAGCTGCAAGTAAAGTATTTTTATTGACCATAATCTTCCTCATTATCGAGTTCTTAGATGAACTAGTTGATGGGGTTTATAGTCCTGCCTTACCCTTAATTCGCAGCGATTTACATCTGGATTACACCCAAATTGGGATGTTGCTAACCATACCCAACACTATCGGCAGCATCATCGAGCCAATACTGGGAATTTGGGCAGATATAGGTCAAAGACGACAATTGATTTTAGGGGGAGGTGTCGCTTTTGCAACTGCTTTATCCTTAATTTCCCTCAGCCATAGCTTTTCCTTATTATTAACAGCCCTTGTCTTGTTCAATCCAGCATCAGGTGCTTTTGTTAGTCTTTCCCAAGCTACCTTGATGGAAATCGAGCCGAAGCGTCACGAGCAAAATATGGCACGTTGGGCTTTAGCTGGTTCCGTGGGAAATGTGGTTGGTCCTTTAATATTTGCATTCGCATTGGGATTAACCAACAGTTGGCGGAGTGCGTTTTTTATCTTAGCCATACTGACGATGTTGTCGTTGGTAGTGCTATGGCAATATCGCCAAACAATTCCAAATACACCTTCCCAAATTGATGAACCAGTAGCAGGTTTGGGAGAGGGAATTGGTAATGCAATGAAAGCTTTAAAACGTCGTGAAGTTTTGCTGTGGTTGACTTTGTTGCAATTCTCCGATTTGATGTTGGATGTATTGCGTGGCTTTGTGGCGCTGTATTTTGTTGATGTAGTCGGTGCAAGTAATACCCAAGGGAGTTTGGCTATTACTATTTGGTTGGGATTTGGTTTGCTGGGAGATTTTTTACTCGTTCCTTTACTAGAAAGGGTGCGGGGAATCACTTATTTAAAATTAAGCGCGATGGTTGTTTTGTTGGCTTATCCAGCTTTTTTACTTGTACCCAGTATCAATATTAAGTTATCTATTCTTGGTTTGTTGGGTTTGTTTAATGCGGGTTGGTACTCGATTCTCAAAGGACAGTTATATACAGCAATGCCAGGAAAAAGTGGTACGGTACTTACCTTGAGTAACTTGTTTGGTTTGGTAGGTGGTTTGATACCCTTGGGGTTGGGTTTATTGGCTCAATATTATGGATTAGGAAGTACGATGTGGTTATTACTGATTGCACCAATTGCTTTATTAATGGGGCTTTTCACAATATGTAACACTAACTCTTAG
- a CDS encoding NADAR family protein: MHINRFSGNYAFLSNFWYCKIIFEDIEFPSVEHAFQAAKTTNPNEREMVCLAATPVKAKRIGRKVTLRDDWEKVKIEIMRGLLVQKFSQDEMLQEMLLSTGDWELIEGNTWGDKFWGAVLENGKWVGRNELGKLLMSVRCQIRAQV, translated from the coding sequence ATGCACATTAATAGGTTTAGTGGAAATTATGCCTTTCTCAGCAATTTTTGGTATTGCAAGATTATATTTGAAGATATTGAATTTCCCAGCGTTGAACATGCTTTTCAAGCTGCCAAAACAACTAACCCTAATGAGCGAGAAATGGTATGTTTGGCTGCAACACCAGTCAAAGCCAAGCGTATTGGACGCAAGGTGACACTTCGAGATGATTGGGAGAAGGTGAAGATTGAAATTATGCGCGGTTTGTTGGTACAGAAGTTTAGCCAGGATGAAATGCTGCAAGAGATGCTTTTGAGTACTGGTGATTGGGAATTAATTGAAGGTAATACTTGGGGGGACAAATTTTGGGGCGCGGTACTCGAAAATGGCAAATGGGTGGGGCGCAATGAACTGGGTAAGCTGTTGATGAGTGTGCGTTGCCAAATTCGCGCACAAGTTTAA
- a CDS encoding sigma-70 family RNA polymerase sigma factor, with protein MQSKSIAEPITHIQIDAAHQELIAKIARKYCYANWEDAAQTAMMKVYEAVKAGKFHQGGIAEFQRWATVVARYEILNFVKKESLRSHQSLDATITGTDVSLVDTIADEFNLLEAVARADLVIKAKQAIIELDSLYPPRGYLKLWQLMVAGTTQTQQASALGVSQGEVSKRWKELVGRVAIALGLLEPEAIKREQQNIKLKDTRRRSQAQW; from the coding sequence ATGCAGTCTAAATCAATAGCAGAACCAATTACCCATATACAAATCGACGCAGCACACCAAGAACTAATCGCCAAAATTGCTCGCAAGTATTGTTATGCAAATTGGGAAGATGCAGCCCAAACGGCGATGATGAAAGTCTATGAAGCTGTAAAAGCCGGAAAATTCCACCAGGGAGGGATAGCAGAATTTCAACGTTGGGCTACAGTGGTTGCTAGGTATGAGATTCTCAATTTTGTGAAAAAAGAATCTTTGCGATCGCACCAAAGTCTAGATGCGACAATTACTGGTACTGATGTATCTTTAGTTGATACGATCGCCGATGAGTTTAACCTTCTAGAAGCAGTAGCGCGTGCAGATTTAGTTATAAAAGCCAAACAAGCAATTATTGAACTCGATTCCCTTTATCCACCACGCGGTTATCTGAAACTGTGGCAACTTATGGTTGCTGGTACAACCCAAACCCAACAAGCATCTGCGTTGGGAGTCAGTCAAGGGGAAGTTTCTAAGCGTTGGAAGGAATTAGTCGGACGTGTGGCGATCGCATTAGGATTGCTGGAACCCGAAGCCATTAAACGTGAACAACAAAATATTAAACTCAAAGATACTCGCAGGCGTTCACAAGCCCAATGGTAA
- a CDS encoding DUF1822 family protein, which translates to MRKPLLSPQPGEIWQLNRHLRFSEDFSLNQDNQLFSIEAKSFLAGDTPPRYVMIVTEPEVDIISVMILSTETDFISDADVVIPTHITGLEQDLLAETWHVQPMLVCNLFQSSGKRLSRDIYDLLLNVGDYYHGLVNQQPENHDIEDLGLKVGNKKAVDVAKNALFHQREIAWSDILTIPVTARNRYIKSTNFTERILSNSLQIEQELIASEFNQNRIIKSLSNSLNQTQIILSHWWQNIFEPEWQALSTFPNLAIATRSHGESQNIPQNILELIQQLSVENNEIQRQSTARKLGEIAIGSSDAVQALVNLLRSTSDDETLWIAVESLRKIDPDNPAAGIRRVKLIDLGMEIAGKAVALSVALLQKLQGDVSVLLQVYPTGKDDYVPADLKLLLIDDSGNILREITARRADVYLQLKFSCEVGERFSVQVALGDTNFCEDFVV; encoded by the coding sequence ATGCGAAAACCTTTACTATCACCACAACCTGGAGAAATCTGGCAGTTAAACCGTCATCTCAGATTTTCTGAAGATTTTTCTCTCAATCAAGATAATCAACTTTTCTCAATTGAGGCTAAAAGTTTTTTAGCAGGTGACACTCCACCCCGTTATGTGATGATTGTCACGGAGCCAGAGGTAGATATTATTTCTGTAATGATATTGTCTACGGAAACCGATTTTATTTCCGATGCTGATGTCGTTATTCCTACCCATATTACAGGTTTAGAGCAGGATTTACTGGCTGAAACTTGGCACGTACAACCAATGCTTGTTTGTAATTTATTCCAGTCAAGTGGGAAGAGGTTATCACGAGATATTTATGACCTATTGCTAAATGTCGGAGACTACTATCATGGTTTAGTCAATCAACAGCCAGAAAATCATGATATTGAAGATTTAGGGTTAAAGGTAGGAAATAAAAAGGCTGTAGATGTGGCAAAAAATGCCCTCTTTCACCAAAGAGAAATAGCTTGGAGTGATATTTTAACAATACCAGTCACGGCTCGGAATAGATACATTAAAAGTACAAATTTTACAGAGAGAATCCTTAGTAATTCATTGCAAATAGAGCAGGAATTAATAGCGTCTGAGTTTAATCAGAATAGAATTATAAAATCACTATCTAACTCTTTGAATCAAACACAAATTATTCTCAGTCACTGGTGGCAAAATATTTTTGAACCCGAATGGCAAGCTCTTTCCACATTCCCAAACTTAGCTATAGCAACCCGCAGTCATGGTGAATCACAAAATATCCCACAAAATATCCTGGAACTAATTCAACAATTATCGGTTGAAAATAACGAGATTCAGCGACAAAGTACAGCCAGAAAGTTAGGAGAAATTGCCATTGGTAGTAGTGATGCAGTTCAAGCTTTAGTTAATTTATTACGCAGCACATCTGATGATGAAACCCTGTGGATAGCTGTAGAAAGTTTACGAAAAATTGACCCAGACAATCCTGCTGCTGGTATCAGAAGAGTGAAACTTATCGATTTAGGGATGGAAATTGCAGGGAAAGCAGTTGCTTTATCTGTGGCATTATTACAAAAATTGCAAGGAGATGTAAGCGTACTATTGCAAGTTTACCCCACAGGTAAGGATGATTATGTACCAGCAGATTTAAAGCTACTATTAATCGATGATTCTGGAAATATATTGCGGGAAATTACAGCTAGAAGAGCAGATGTTTATCTGCAACTCAAATTTAGTTGTGAAGTGGGAGAAAGATTTAGCGTGCAAGTCGCTTTAGGTGATACTAATTTTTGCGAAGATTTTGTAGTTTAA
- a CDS encoding pentapeptide repeat-containing protein: protein MALAKNNNFSGRNLQGCDFRRKNLTGADFRNADIRGANFTHAILENANFENAKAGIQPKNIILYLIGMLILFGVSGGASALASVNLTTLFYRDYIQQFTIVPGIVSLFAIILFFGIMVRRGFGGDLAIATGILTGLVAAILWGYLWLVFGLSGIGIASQTGWSLLGAAAWEFVGFTLGTVIFVAAKLLFRSNSYILWIGWIIGAILSSNGSRLLKHTSINWYNFWLPNLIAIVCFAFICGYISWQVTASNAKFLYIYKLAINFCAIGGTSFRKANLTGTNFTHATLTSTDFSNAKLTHTNFYLANRIHQTKAENTILTNHRVRELIITHNGVNQSYQGCDLQGAYLVFANLQKADFTEADVSFANFTGANLAFANLTKTQALNTNFQQANLTAACLEAWNIDSTTQLDEVICEYVYLSNHQQERRPSSGNFAPGDFTKLFQVAINTVDLIFRNGLDLQALSTALANVKLDNQGIPLAIKSIENKGEGVVLVRVDVPESTNKEKIHADFYEHYQFALQKIEARHQAELKSKDEQITLYRQNQAELKELMQMIAPIVEKTKKQSILGKLVVLKLGQGNLNTGFSVTLQISSEGEHPYFESNGQLPPAPELAVAYTQWQISYRHSLQGNLRITFPQTQVTNISKRDLFPECDRLSFQLHKQVNLWLNSPQFRPLKEQLLEKLNTEESIRILLQTEDNQLRRIPLHLWDFFERYPQAEMALSSNNYERKSKSQPPKSHVKILAILGDSTGINIQKDRVLLEQLPNAEVTFLVEPQRQLLNDELWLQEWDILFFAGHSFTKSETEIGYFHINSTDSLTITELKNALVKAIAQGLQLAIFNSCDGLGLATNLADLHIPQMIVMREPVPDKVAQEFLKNFLTEFSDGKPLYQSVREARMKLQGLENDFPCASWLPVICQNPAEIPP, encoded by the coding sequence ATGGCATTAGCAAAGAATAATAATTTTTCCGGTCGAAATCTCCAGGGTTGTGATTTTAGAAGAAAAAATCTTACTGGTGCAGATTTTCGCAACGCTGATATTCGTGGTGCTAATTTTACTCATGCAATTTTAGAAAATGCTAACTTTGAGAATGCAAAAGCCGGAATTCAACCTAAAAATATCATACTATACCTAATTGGAATGTTGATATTGTTTGGGGTAAGTGGTGGTGCATCAGCTTTGGCTAGTGTCAATCTGACAACATTATTTTATCGTGATTATATTCAGCAATTTACTATCGTTCCCGGCATTGTTAGCTTATTTGCCATTATCCTATTTTTTGGGATTATGGTGCGACGGGGGTTTGGAGGAGATTTAGCGATCGCAACTGGAATACTGACTGGATTAGTAGCTGCAATCCTGTGGGGTTATCTGTGGTTAGTATTTGGTTTGTCGGGTATTGGGATCGCAAGTCAAACTGGTTGGAGTCTTTTAGGTGCTGCTGCTTGGGAGTTTGTTGGTTTCACCCTTGGTACAGTCATATTTGTGGCTGCTAAATTGCTGTTTCGGTCAAATAGTTACATTCTCTGGATTGGGTGGATTATTGGTGCTATTTTAAGTAGTAATGGTTCTCGCTTATTAAAACACACATCTATTAATTGGTATAATTTTTGGTTGCCAAATTTAATTGCAATTGTATGTTTTGCCTTTATATGTGGTTACATTAGTTGGCAAGTAACAGCTAGCAATGCCAAATTTCTTTATATCTATAAACTAGCTATAAATTTTTGTGCAATTGGTGGTACTAGCTTTAGAAAAGCAAATCTCACGGGTACTAATTTTACTCATGCCACACTCACAAGTACAGATTTCAGTAATGCCAAGTTAACCCATACAAACTTTTATTTAGCAAATAGAATTCACCAGACTAAAGCTGAAAATACCATTTTAACTAATCATCGAGTCCGTGAATTAATTATCACTCATAATGGAGTCAATCAATCCTATCAAGGGTGTGATTTACAGGGAGCATATTTAGTATTTGCGAATTTACAAAAGGCTGATTTCACAGAAGCAGATGTGAGCTTTGCAAATTTCACAGGAGCGAACTTAGCATTTGCTAACTTGACAAAAACTCAAGCATTAAATACCAATTTTCAGCAAGCAAATTTAACCGCAGCTTGTTTGGAAGCCTGGAATATTGATAGTACAACCCAATTAGATGAAGTGATTTGTGAATATGTTTATTTATCAAATCATCAACAAGAACGTCGTCCTAGTAGTGGAAATTTTGCACCAGGAGATTTTACAAAACTATTTCAAGTGGCGATAAATACCGTCGATTTGATTTTCCGAAATGGTCTAGATTTACAGGCTTTATCTACAGCGTTAGCAAATGTTAAATTGGATAATCAAGGTATTCCTTTAGCAATTAAAAGTATTGAGAATAAAGGTGAAGGCGTTGTTTTAGTCCGGGTGGATGTACCAGAATCAACAAACAAAGAAAAAATCCACGCTGATTTTTACGAACATTATCAATTTGCACTGCAAAAAATAGAAGCAAGACATCAAGCAGAATTAAAAAGCAAAGACGAACAAATTACCCTATATCGCCAAAATCAAGCAGAATTAAAAGAATTAATGCAAATGATAGCTCCGATTGTTGAAAAAACTAAAAAACAATCAATATTGGGTAAGTTAGTAGTTTTAAAATTAGGTCAAGGTAATTTAAATACAGGATTCTCCGTGACACTGCAAATTAGTTCAGAAGGAGAGCATCCCTATTTTGAATCCAATGGGCAATTACCACCTGCCCCCGAATTAGCTGTAGCATATACTCAATGGCAAATATCCTATCGTCACAGTTTACAGGGAAACTTACGCATCACATTTCCACAAACACAGGTTACCAATATTAGTAAAAGGGATTTATTTCCAGAATGCGATCGCCTATCTTTTCAATTACACAAACAAGTCAATTTATGGCTAAATTCCCCACAATTTCGCCCACTCAAGGAACAACTATTAGAAAAATTAAACACTGAGGAATCGATTCGCATCCTCTTACAAACAGAAGACAATCAACTCCGACGCATACCCTTGCATCTGTGGGATTTTTTTGAACGCTACCCTCAAGCAGAAATGGCACTTTCCTCAAATAATTATGAAAGAAAATCAAAATCTCAACCTCCAAAATCTCATGTAAAAATATTAGCTATCTTAGGAGACAGTACTGGCATAAATATACAAAAAGATAGAGTCTTACTTGAACAATTACCAAACGCAGAGGTCACTTTTTTAGTCGAACCACAACGCCAACTACTCAACGATGAACTATGGCTGCAAGAATGGGATATTCTCTTTTTTGCAGGTCACAGTTTTACAAAATCTGAAACAGAAATCGGCTATTTTCATATCAATTCAACCGATAGTTTGACGATTACTGAATTGAAAAACGCACTTGTTAAGGCGATCGCGCAAGGATTGCAGCTAGCTATTTTCAACTCCTGCGACGGTTTGGGATTAGCAACAAACTTAGCAGATTTACATATACCCCAAATGATTGTGATGCGCGAACCAGTACCCGACAAGGTTGCACAGGAGTTTTTAAAGAATTTTCTGACGGAATTTTCTGACGGGAAGCCGTTGTATCAATCAGTACGCGAAGCCAGAATGAAACTGCAAGGTTTAGAAAATGATTTTCCTTGTGCAAGTTGGTTACCAGTAATTTGCCAAAATCCAGCCGAAATTCCCCCTTAG
- a CDS encoding NAD(P)-dependent alcohol dehydrogenase, translated as MNSSDRTVPKMKAIAQYEYGSPDVLKMEEVHRPLVSDNTVLVRVRGAAVHAGDWHLMRGQPFFIRFIYGGLRKPQTKILGCDVSGEVEAVGKDVTQFQPGDLVFGDLSESGFGAFAEYVCVPETAIALKPNNLSFEEAATVPVSALTALQGLRDVGQIQRGYKVLINGASGGVGSFAVQIAKAFGAEVTAVCSESKVEMVKSIGADYVCVRTQMKSQLKQRYYDLILDNAAYNSPFDYFPFLKNPGTYVVVGGSMKRIFQAMFLDFVTSKIGGRKIKFLACQPNQKDLIILKEAIEAGKIRPYIDRVYPLSEVPAAIHHLEQRQVRGKVAITVV; from the coding sequence ATGAATAGTTCCGATCGAACAGTCCCAAAAATGAAAGCGATCGCCCAGTATGAATACGGTTCTCCCGATGTATTGAAAATGGAGGAAGTTCATCGACCCCTTGTATCCGATAACACCGTACTGGTGAGGGTGCGTGGTGCTGCCGTCCATGCTGGTGACTGGCATTTGATGCGGGGTCAACCGTTTTTTATTCGCTTCATTTACGGAGGGTTACGCAAACCTCAAACTAAAATCCTGGGTTGCGATGTCTCCGGGGAAGTGGAAGCTGTAGGTAAGGATGTAACACAGTTTCAACCGGGGGATTTGGTGTTTGGTGACTTGTCGGAATCTGGTTTTGGCGCATTTGCCGAATATGTCTGCGTTCCCGAAACAGCGATCGCGCTCAAGCCCAATAATCTCAGCTTTGAGGAGGCTGCAACCGTTCCCGTTTCTGCCCTGACAGCACTCCAGGGACTGCGGGATGTGGGACAAATTCAACGAGGATACAAGGTGTTGATCAATGGGGCTTCCGGTGGGGTGGGGTCGTTTGCAGTCCAGATTGCTAAGGCTTTTGGGGCTGAAGTGACTGCTGTATGCAGTGAGAGTAAAGTGGAAATGGTGAAATCAATCGGTGCGGATTATGTTTGCGTTCGCACTCAGATGAAGTCTCAATTAAAACAACGCTACTACGATTTAATACTCGATAATGCTGCCTACAATTCACCTTTTGACTATTTCCCGTTCTTAAAAAATCCAGGTACTTACGTAGTAGTGGGTGGTTCGATGAAACGAATATTTCAAGCTATGTTTCTCGATTTTGTCACTTCTAAGATTGGTGGACGCAAAATCAAGTTTTTGGCTTGTCAACCCAACCAAAAGGATTTAATTATTTTAAAAGAGGCGATCGAAGCCGGTAAAATTCGTCCTTATATCGATCGAGTTTATCCTTTGAGCGAAGTTCCAGCAGCAATCCACCATTTGGAACAGCGACAAGTGCGGGGGAAAGTTGCAATCACCGTTGTGTAG
- a CDS encoding TetR/AcrR family transcriptional regulator, giving the protein MPPLPLSRERVLQVALRMADGDGVEALSMRKIAQELGVQAMSLYNHVTNKDDILDGIVDMVVAEIELPELKIDWKTAMRKRAISAHGVLLRHPWAAIAMMSRVNVGAAMLRYIDATLGCLREAGFSFETADHAWNAIDNHIYGFTLQELNFPFEPGEYAQQAKNFISYIPPEKYPYMNRLARYVIEGRYDGLHDFEFGLDLILDGLERLRERQRGEK; this is encoded by the coding sequence ATGCCTCCACTGCCTTTGAGTCGGGAGCGGGTATTGCAAGTCGCCCTGCGGATGGCGGATGGGGATGGAGTTGAGGCGCTGTCGATGCGGAAAATTGCCCAGGAGCTAGGTGTGCAGGCAATGTCGCTATACAATCACGTTACCAATAAGGACGATATATTGGATGGCATTGTCGATATGGTGGTGGCTGAAATCGAATTACCTGAACTGAAAATTGATTGGAAAACAGCCATGCGAAAACGGGCAATTTCGGCTCACGGGGTATTATTGCGTCACCCTTGGGCTGCAATAGCGATGATGTCGCGGGTGAATGTAGGAGCGGCGATGTTGCGCTATATCGATGCGACTTTGGGATGTTTGCGAGAAGCTGGTTTTTCCTTCGAGACTGCCGACCATGCTTGGAATGCGATCGATAACCACATTTATGGGTTTACGCTCCAGGAGTTAAATTTTCCTTTCGAGCCTGGGGAGTATGCCCAACAAGCAAAAAACTTTATTTCGTATATTCCACCAGAGAAGTATCCCTATATGAATCGACTTGCTCGTTATGTCATCGAAGGTCGGTATGATGGTTTACATGACTTTGAGTTTGGGTTGGATTTGATTCTCGATGGTTTGGAACGGTTGCGAGAAAGGCAACGGGGCGAGAAATAG
- a CDS encoding DUF6173 family protein, with protein sequence MAESMRKGMEERAGYANVMFKRLIEEIQEFESVLKPDEEIGAYLASFAGGLCLHIESIKYRDPYYIVLSGATDQGQKARLVQHVTQTSILFVPVKVTLEENREARRFGFNISGSED encoded by the coding sequence ATGGCAGAAAGTATGCGAAAAGGTATGGAGGAAAGAGCGGGCTATGCAAATGTGATGTTCAAGCGTCTCATAGAAGAGATTCAAGAATTTGAGTCTGTACTAAAACCTGATGAGGAAATAGGTGCTTACCTTGCTTCATTTGCAGGAGGTCTATGTTTGCATATCGAATCAATTAAGTATCGAGATCCTTATTACATTGTTTTATCAGGAGCTACCGATCAAGGGCAGAAAGCTCGGCTTGTTCAGCACGTAACACAAACCAGTATTTTATTTGTGCCAGTCAAAGTCACGCTAGAGGAAAACAGAGAAGCAAGACGTTTTGGATTCAACATCTCTGGTAGTGAAGATTAG
- a CDS encoding DUF4351 domain-containing protein: MPSDSTLWKGLILLETLGEALLDFTGLDDLVAWLAENPAN; this comes from the coding sequence ATGCCCAGCGATTCAACTTTGTGGAAGGGTTTGATACTCTTAGAAACCCTGGGTGAGGCTTTGCTGGATTTTACAGGGTTAGATGACTTAGTTGCTTGGCTTGCGGAAAATCCTGCCAACTAA